Within Sulfurihydrogenibium subterraneum DSM 15120, the genomic segment ACTCAACCAGATTTAGGAAGCGGTATAATGCTTCTATTACCTGTTTTTGCTATGGTATTTTTAGCTGGATTTAAGTTAAGATACATAATTGGTTTTGCTTTAGTACTTGTCCTTATTTCTCCTTTAGTTTGGACTCACCTTAAAGATTATCAGAAAAATAGAATAATTGCTATTTTAAATCCAGAAGCTGACCCAAAAGGAACTGCTTATCATATAATTCAATCAAAAATAGCCATAGGTTCGGGAATGTTAACAGGTAAAGGATACCTTCAAGGTTCCCAATCAAAGTACTACTTCTTACCTGAACAGCACACAGACTTTATATTTGCAACTATAGGAGAAGAGTGGGGATTTGTTGTATCTTTTTTACTTGTATCTTTATATCTTGTTTTATCTTTGAGAATATTTTTTATAGGAAGGCAGTTAAAAGATATGTTTGGAAAGTTTATATGCTACGGAGTAGCTTCTTTAATAGCTTTTCAATCTTTCATAAACATTGCTATGAACTTAGCCATAGCTCCAGTTGTAGGAGTACCTCTGCCATTTTTAAGTTATGGTGGAACTGCTTTAATAATGTTTAGTTTTCTTATAGGTTTAGTTTTGAATATTTCGTACATAAACAGTAAACAAAGCTTTCAACTATATACAGAAAACATAGGAGATTACTGATGGATTTAGAATCTTTAAAAAATAATCAGTTAGAATTAGCTAAGAGATTAAAGTTGGAAGATAAGATAAACATAAATAAAATAAAGTTAGTAGCAGGTATAGATACTACCTTTTTAGACCCTTACAAAGAACCTACCTTAGCTATAAGCTGTATAGTTGTTTTAAATTTAGAGGATTTTTCTGTTGTTGAAGTAGTGTTTGGACAAAAAGAAATAGACTTTCCATACATACCAACCTTTTTAGCTTTTAGAGAGATTCCATCTATAATGGATGCTTATCAAAAATTGAAATCAGTTCCTGATGTTTTTATATTAGACGGTCAAGGAATACTTCACCCCAGAAAGATGGGGATAGCTTCCCATTTTGGAGTTATTACAGATACAGTTAGTATCGGTTGTGGTAAAAGTCTTTTGTATGGCAAGTACACTCAAATAGAAAACAAGCCAATGGCTTACAATCCTGTTTACGCAGATGGAGAATTAAGAGGTTATGCTTTAAGAGTTAAAAAAAATACTAACCCTATCTTTATATCTCCTGGGAATAACATATCCTTAAACAGCTCTCTTTATGTTATAATAAAAACAATAAAATCCTACAAACTACCTGAGCCTGTTAGATTGGCTCACAACTATTTAACAGAATATAGAAAAAAACTTCTGCAAGAGGTAAAAGATGGCTGAAGAAAAAACAGCAGTTATAGAACTTACAGATCAAGGTTTTATAGGTAGAATGGAAAACAAGGATTTTATTTTAAATCTCTCTAACACAACCTTTAACGCCACAGACTTAATGCTTATATCTATCGGATACTGCTTTGGTATTACAGTAGATGCTTATGTGAAACATAAAAATTTAAGTATATCTAATTTAAAGATAAACGTAAAAGGAAAAAAACACGAAACAGAAAACAGGTACGAAAAAGTGGACATAGAAGTGTCCTTTGACGGAGATTTAACTCCAGAACAAAGAGAAAGAATTATCACGATAGGAAAAAGAGGCTGTACTGTAAGCAACTCTATGATAAAAGCTCCAGAAATAAACGTAATCTTAATTTAAAAAGGGTAGGATAATGGAAACATTTTTTTTAGGTGTTATAGCTTTTTCAATGTTTTTTATAGCTATTATGTCTTTGATTAGAACTATTTTCTGGGTTATAGTTGCACTAAAAGTTAGAGATTTAGTTAAAGATATACACTCA encodes:
- the rodA gene encoding rod shape-determining protein RodA — translated: MKELIFEKLKKIDVIVFFIALFLIIFSIFNIYSASYHEFSNLYIKQIIFAVFSFFIILTTTFLFDYRWLSSVSFYLYGLGIFLLVLVKFIGTTILGAKRWINLGFFQLQPSEVMKSIMIFFSANYISSSKLPLSFKDFLKLMLFSSIPFVLIYTQPDLGSGIMLLLPVFAMVFLAGFKLRYIIGFALVLVLISPLVWTHLKDYQKNRIIAILNPEADPKGTAYHIIQSKIAIGSGMLTGKGYLQGSQSKYYFLPEQHTDFIFATIGEEWGFVVSFLLVSLYLVLSLRIFFIGRQLKDMFGKFICYGVASLIAFQSFINIAMNLAIAPVVGVPLPFLSYGGTALIMFSFLIGLVLNISYINSKQSFQLYTENIGDY
- a CDS encoding endonuclease V — encoded protein: MDLESLKNNQLELAKRLKLEDKININKIKLVAGIDTTFLDPYKEPTLAISCIVVLNLEDFSVVEVVFGQKEIDFPYIPTFLAFREIPSIMDAYQKLKSVPDVFILDGQGILHPRKMGIASHFGVITDTVSIGCGKSLLYGKYTQIENKPMAYNPVYADGELRGYALRVKKNTNPIFISPGNNISLNSSLYVIIKTIKSYKLPEPVRLAHNYLTEYRKKLLQEVKDG
- a CDS encoding OsmC family protein, whose protein sequence is MAEEKTAVIELTDQGFIGRMENKDFILNLSNTTFNATDLMLISIGYCFGITVDAYVKHKNLSISNLKINVKGKKHETENRYEKVDIEVSFDGDLTPEQRERIITIGKRGCTVSNSMIKAPEINVILI